The Thermomonospora curvata DSM 43183 DNA segment ACCATCGCCCCCTACCAGGCCGACCCCGCCGAGGAGAGTGAGGCGGCCGAGCGGGAGCGCATCACCGTGGAGGTCGGCGGCAAGCGCCTGGAGGTCACGCTGCCGGCCGGGCTGGGCGCCTCGGGCGGCGCGGCGGCCGGCAAGGCCGCGCCCGCCCGCCGCCGCGGCGGCCGCAAGGGCGGCGGCGCGTCGGCCGGCGGCGACTCGCTGGTCAGCCCGATGCAGGGCACCATCGTCAAGGTCGTCGTCGAAGAGGGCCAGACCGTGGCCGAGGGCGACACCGTGGTGGTGCTGGAGGCCATGAAGATGGAGCAGCCGCTGACCGCCCACAAGGCCGGCACCGTCACCGGCCTGTCGGCCAAGGTCGGCGACACCGTCACCAACGGCGCGGTGATCTGCGAGATCAAGGACGCTTAAGGCCCGGCCCGGTTTCCGGCCCGCCGGTCTCGTCATGCCGCGAAGACCGGCGGGCCGTTTCGTCTCCCCAGGCCCGGACGGCGCCCGGATACGGGGGTTTCGTCCCAGGCCAGGCATGGTTCCCGCCTGCTGGGTAGGGGCAGCCCAAAGGAGGGAGCCACCTGTGAAACTGGCCTTTCTACGTCCTCTGTATGAGCAGCCGGGTCCGTTCGTCTCGCTGTACCTGGACACCCGGCGGCACACCGTCGAGGCCACCAAGGCGCTGACGCTGCGCTGGCGCAACGCCCGCGAGGAGCTGCAGCGGCGGGGAGCCGACACCGCGACGCTGGAGGCGATCGCGGACATCGTCACCGACCGGGACAACCCCGCCCCCGGCCGGGCGCTGCTGGCCGCCGGCGGCCGGGTGATCTACCAGGAGGTGCTGCCCGAACCGCCGCTGGAGGTGATCGCGCACGTCGGCGACCTGCCGGAGGTGATGCCGCTGCTGGAGCGCCGGGAGGAGCCGGTGCGGCACGTGTGCGTCAAGGCCGACCGGCAGGGCGCCGAGATCGTCAGCGTGGGCGAGCGGCGGCGGACGGTCACCACCGTCGAGGGCATCGAATGGCCGATCCGCAAGGTCAACAGGGGCGGCTGGTCGCACTCGCACTTCCAGCGCAGCGCCGAGGACACCTGGGAGACCAACGCCCGCGAGGTCGCCACCGAGACGGCCCGGCAGGCCGACGCGGTGGACGCCGAGGTCATCATCGTCAGCGGGGACGTGCGCGCCCGCGAGCTGGTGATGAAGGACCTCGGGGAGGCCTACGCCCGCCGCGCGGTGCTCGCCGAGCACGGCAGCCGCAGCCCCGGCGCCGATGAGGCGGCCTGGGAGAAGGAGGTCCGCTCGATCCTGCAGCGGGTCATCGACGAGCGCCATGACGCGGTGGTGGCCCGTTTCCGGGAGGCCTACGGACGCGGCGACGCGGTCGCCGGGCTGAACGACGTGGCCGAGGCGCTGCGCGACGGCCAGGTGGAGACCTTGCTGGTGGTGCGCCCGCTGCGCGGCGAGCTGTGGTATGGGCCGCACCCGCACGAGCTGGGCGTCTCCCGGCGGCAACTGCAGGACCTGGGCGTCGCCGAGCCGCGCCGCGCCACGGCCGGGGCGGTGCTGGCCCGCGCGGCCGCCACCACCGACGCCGAGATCGTCTTCACCGAGGCCATAGATCCGCCCGACGGGGTGGGCGCGGTGCTCCGCTACCTGGCCGCGTGAAGCGGCGGCCCGGGTCCGTCCGGCTATCTGAAGAGGCAGGCATGAGGAGATGGGCACCATCGTCGCCCGATCCGCCGCGGTGGCGGCGGCCGGGCTGCTGCTGTTGGTCGCGCTGATCGCGCCGGGCGCGCCCGCCCGGTCCGACACCGTCGGCCAGATCACCGAGGGGCTGCGCTCCTCCCGGCTGTATGTGACCACCGAGGCCCGCGGCGCGCTGGACGCCGCGGGCCAGGCCCGGGTGCGCCGGGCGCTGGAGGCCGCCGACCGGGCCGACGTCCGGGCGGTCGTCACCCGGGCGGGGGTGGACCAGCGGACCTTGATCGGGATGCTGCGCGCGGTGCAAAGCCGCCTCGACCGGGGCGGAACCTATGTGGCGATCACCGCCGACGACCGGATGCTGGCGATCTCCGACCGGATGTCCGGCACGGAGCTCAACCGGCTGATCGCGCAGACCGGCGGCGGCGGCATCGAAGAGCGGCTGGTGGCCTTCAGCCGGCTGGCCGAGGACCAGGCCATTGAAAGCGCCCGCTCCGGCGCGATCACCACGTACGTGATGCTGGTGCTGCTGGTCCTGGTCGCGGCCGCGGTCACCGGGCTGATGCTGGTGTCGCGCACCCGCGGCCGCAGGCGCCTGGCCCGGCAGATGGCCGAGCTCAAAGACAGCGTCCAAGAGGACGTCACCAGGCTGGGCGAGGACATCGCCGCCTTGGACCTGCGCGTCACCGACCCCGGGCTGGACCCGGCGGCGCGCGAGGACTATGCGCGGGCGCTGGACTCCTACGACGCCGCCAAGGCCGCCGTGGCGGCCGCACGGCGCCCCGAGGACATGCGCGAGGTCACCTCGGCGCTGGAGGACGGCCGCTACCACATGGCCGCGGTGCGCGCCCGGCTGGCGAGCGAGCCCGTGCCCGAACGCCGCCCGCCGTGCTTCTTCAACCCCCAGCACGGCCCGTCCGCCCGGGACGTGGTGTGGGCGCCGCCCGGCGGCACGCCGCGCGAGGTTCCGGCCTGCGCCGCCGACGCCGAGGCGGTGGAGGGCGGCGCCGATCCCGACGCCCGCCTGGTCCCGGTCGGCGGCACCCGGCGGCCCTACTGGGACGCCGGCCCCCTTTACGCCCCCTACGCAGGCGGCTACTACCGTGGTTTCGGCGGCGTCGACCTGCTCAGCGGCATGCTGATCGGGACGACGCTGGGCGCGGTGCTCACCCC contains these protein-coding regions:
- a CDS encoding Vms1/Ankzf1 family peptidyl-tRNA hydrolase; the encoded protein is MKLAFLRPLYEQPGPFVSLYLDTRRHTVEATKALTLRWRNAREELQRRGADTATLEAIADIVTDRDNPAPGRALLAAGGRVIYQEVLPEPPLEVIAHVGDLPEVMPLLERREEPVRHVCVKADRQGAEIVSVGERRRTVTTVEGIEWPIRKVNRGGWSHSHFQRSAEDTWETNAREVATETARQADAVDAEVIIVSGDVRARELVMKDLGEAYARRAVLAEHGSRSPGADEAAWEKEVRSILQRVIDERHDAVVARFREAYGRGDAVAGLNDVAEALRDGQVETLLVVRPLRGELWYGPHPHELGVSRRQLQDLGVAEPRRATAGAVLARAAATTDAEIVFTEAIDPPDGVGAVLRYLAA